GAAGGATCAAAGGGATCGACGCGCTGCAGCATGGCTTCCTGCCTTGACGCCACCCTCCTCGGGAGCGACTCCTCCACGTACCAGATGGCGCCGTCCCAGAGGACCGCGTTCCAGACCTGGGGCGAGATGTTCCGGGACCCAAGCATCGTCCACTGGATTGCCATCATCAGGAGGAAGGGGATGACCGCCTGGACCAGGAAGAAGACGAAACCGATGATCCCTGCGAGCAGGGTGAAGCGCCCTTTGGCTTCGTCGGAGACATAGCCTTTGGGCGTGCCGGTCGTCGGCTCGGGAGGAATGGGTTCCACGGAGCCTCCACCTCGGGTACAGCCGGGATCATAAAGGATCTAGGGGACGGAGGGTTCGCTGCCCTGAGGCTGGCGGATCGTGACCACCGGAATGGTGACGGCGTGCCGGACGGAGGAGATCGTCTGGCCTTTCATCATGTCGCCCAGCAGGCGATGGCCGTGACCGCCCAGGATCAGAAGATCGAGCTTGTTCTGCTTGGCGATCTCCACAAGAGCGTTGGAGGGAACTCCGTAGCCCAGGATGGAGCGGGCCCGGATGCCGCGCAGCTGCAGATCGGCCACGAGCGAGTCGAGATAGCGCCGCGCCTCCGCGGCATCCTTCCCTTCGGCGTCACTGCCGTAGACTTGCGCGCCGACCCCTTCCAGGACGTGGATGAGCACCAGCTCCGTGCTGGGATCCCGCACCAGGCCGAAGGCGTAGGCGAGGACTCCCTTGTCGTTGACCGAGCGATCCAGCGCCAGTCCGGCGGCCTTTACCTGCGGGACGACGAGGCCGCTGAGCACTTCCGAGGCCTCCAGGGGAACAGGCACGCCCGTCGCGCGGCGGCCGGGCAGGAAGGGACGCACCGTGATGTAGAGGAGCAGCCCCAGGCAGGCAACGACGATCGGCAGGGCGACGAATTTCGTCCAGGTGGAGGCCGGCGGCGGCAGTGCCATCCATTCCACCAGCAGGTCGTAGACCAGCTTGGTGTTGAGCGCGATGATGATGGCGGCTGAGATCCACGCCAGGACGCGCACCCAGCGCGCGCTGACGAACTCTCCCATGCGCTTGCGGTCGCTGGTGACCTGGATCAGAGGAATGATGGCGAAGGGGAGCTGCAGGCTCAGGATCACCTGGCTGACGATGAGCAGCTTGTAGGTACCGCTCTCGCCGGTGATGGCGATGACGATGACCGCCGGGATCAGCGCGATGGAGCGGGTAATCAGCCGCCGAACCCAGGGCTTGAGGCGGATCTGCAGGAACCCTTCCATGACGATCTGTCCCGCCAGCGTGCCGGTCAGCGTCGAGCTCTGCCCCGAGCAGAGCAGGGCGATGGCGAAGGCCGTGGAAGCCACGGCGGTCCCCAGCAGCGGCGCCAGCAGCGTGTGGGCCTGCTGGATCTCGGTCACCTCGATGCCGCGCGTGTAGAAGGTCGCCGCCGACATCACCAGAATCGCGGCGTTGACGAAGAACGCCGCGTTGAGCGCCACCGTCGTGTCGATCAGGTTGTACTTGCAGGCCCGCCGGATCGCCTCCGGGTTGCGGCCGATCTTGCGCGACTGCACCAGCGCCGAGTGCAGGTAGAGGTTGTGCGGCATGACGGTCGCCCCGAGGATGCCGATGGCCACGAACAGCGCCTCGGGGTGCGAGAAGACGTAAGGGTTGGAGCCCGACAGCTTGGGGACGAAGCCCTGCAGCACCGAGCCCCACTGCGGATGCGACAGCAGGATCTCCAGCAGGAAGCAGCCGCCGATCGTCAGGACCAGTGTCAAAATGAAGGCTTCCATCTTGCGGATGCCCAGCCTCTGGATGGCCAGGAGCAGGAAGGTATCGAGCAGGGTGATGAAGCAGCCCCACATCAGGGGAATGCCGAACAACAAGTTCAGGCCGATGATCGTCCCGAGCACTTCCGCCAGATCGCAGGCGGCGATCGCCACCTCGCACAGAATCCAGAGCGCGAACCCCACCGGCCGCTCGAAGGAGGCCCGGCTCGCCTGCGCCAGGTCCATGCCCGAAGCCAGCCCCATGCGCGCCGACAGCGTCTGCAGCAGGACGGCCATGGCGTTCGACATCAGCAGGATCCAGATCAGCTCGTAGCCGAACCGGGCCCCTCCCTCGATGTCGGTGGCCCAGTTGCCGGGATCCATGTAGCCGACGCTGACCAGATACGCCGGTCCCGCGAAGGCGAACAGGCGGCGCCAGAAGCTGGTGTGGTCGACGAAGACGGAGGAGTGGACTTCCTCGAGGGAACGGGTCGGCAGGGCGCGGGCTTCAGTGCTCATCCCGTCTTCCTCATCTCCCTTACCTCGAGGGCGGAGGCCACCACCGGGCCGATCTGCACCCGCCGTCGTCCCAGGACCAGGCTGATGGGCCCGCCGAAAGGCGCCACGCCGGAGATGCGGAAGCGGCGGCCCGGCTCGATCCCCATGCCGCGCAGATGCTCCAGCAGCTCTGCGTCCTGATCGAGGCAGCGCAGGATCTCGCCGCGCGCTCCTTCTTTCATCGTCGCGAGGCGGACCGGAGGCGTGTCATCGGCGGAGGGGCCGTGCAGCGCCGGAATCGGATCGCCGTGCGGATCGCGCGACGGACGGCCCAGCATCTCGAACAGCCGGCGCTCGAGCTCATCGTCGGTGGCATGCTCCAGCCGCTCGGCGTGCCGGTGCACCTCCTCCCAGCCGAATTTCAGGTGCTCGACCAGGAACAGCTCCCAGAGGCGGTGCTTGCGTACCATGCGGCGCGCCGCCGCCTCCCCTTCGGGGGTCAGGCGCACACCGCGATAGGGGGTGTGGCGCAGCAGCTTGCGGTCGGCCAGCTTGCGGATCATGCCGGTCACGGAGGCTTCGGCGACTCCCAGCCGCCGCGCGATGGCCGAGGTGCCGACCGGACGCTTCTCGCGCCCCAGCTGGTAGATCGCCTTGAGGTAGTCGTCGACTACGTCGCTCATGCCGGCCCCATTCCTGTCCGACCGAATCGAGATGTTAGGAATATACAAACTTCGGTTTAGGAATGCAAAACTTTTGTGCGAAAATTTTTTTCAGCGGCGGGCGGCTTCCTCGGGGACCCGCTCCACCCGCCGGGTCGTCCCGGTCTCGGGGGGGTGGATGATTCCCTGCTC
The sequence above is a segment of the Candidatus Polarisedimenticolia bacterium genome. Coding sequences within it:
- a CDS encoding Nramp family divalent metal transporter, which gives rise to MSTEARALPTRSLEEVHSSVFVDHTSFWRRLFAFAGPAYLVSVGYMDPGNWATDIEGGARFGYELIWILLMSNAMAVLLQTLSARMGLASGMDLAQASRASFERPVGFALWILCEVAIAACDLAEVLGTIIGLNLLFGIPLMWGCFITLLDTFLLLAIQRLGIRKMEAFILTLVLTIGGCFLLEILLSHPQWGSVLQGFVPKLSGSNPYVFSHPEALFVAIGILGATVMPHNLYLHSALVQSRKIGRNPEAIRRACKYNLIDTTVALNAAFFVNAAILVMSAATFYTRGIEVTEIQQAHTLLAPLLGTAVASTAFAIALLCSGQSSTLTGTLAGQIVMEGFLQIRLKPWVRRLITRSIALIPAVIVIAITGESGTYKLLIVSQVILSLQLPFAIIPLIQVTSDRKRMGEFVSARWVRVLAWISAAIIIALNTKLVYDLLVEWMALPPPASTWTKFVALPIVVACLGLLLYITVRPFLPGRRATGVPVPLEASEVLSGLVVPQVKAAGLALDRSVNDKGVLAYAFGLVRDPSTELVLIHVLEGVGAQVYGSDAEGKDAAEARRYLDSLVADLQLRGIRARSILGYGVPSNALVEIAKQNKLDLLILGGHGHRLLGDMMKGQTISSVRHAVTIPVVTIRQPQGSEPSVP
- a CDS encoding metal-dependent transcriptional regulator, with protein sequence MSDVVDDYLKAIYQLGREKRPVGTSAIARRLGVAEASVTGMIRKLADRKLLRHTPYRGVRLTPEGEAAARRMVRKHRLWELFLVEHLKFGWEEVHRHAERLEHATDDELERRLFEMLGRPSRDPHGDPIPALHGPSADDTPPVRLATMKEGARGEILRCLDQDAELLEHLRGMGIEPGRRFRISGVAPFGGPISLVLGRRRVQIGPVVASALEVREMRKTG